A portion of the Glycine max cultivar Williams 82 chromosome 10, Glycine_max_v4.0, whole genome shotgun sequence genome contains these proteins:
- the LOC100792102 gene encoding serine/threonine-protein kinase TIO isoform X2 produces the protein MGVENYHVIELVGEGSFGKVYKGRRKHTGQTVAMKFIMKHGKTEKDIHNLRQEIEILRKLKHGNIIQMLDSFESPQEFCVVTEFAQGELFEILEDDKCLPEEQVQAIAKQLVKALHYLHSNRIIHRDMKPQNILIGAGSIVKLCDFGFARAMSTNTVVLRSIKGTPLYMAPELVREQPYNHTVDLWSLGVILYELFVGQPPFYTNSVYALIRHIVKDPVKYPDCMSPNFKSFLKGLLNKAPESRLTWPTLLEHPFVKESSDELEARELREINGSHMHSDEARVVEGKTIQTPTTGCQRLNRLENNSCTVSGAKLIGQDNEALKHILLPLKKWSKGSQNICSDQDVPESNQSLRILSNLVAAGAFSSSGLIDELIKELLVFTESVIAMKSSEVTDMMAKGFSITKILLDNGGSFTSSSYVSHWVEFVEIYSQVVTSNNDASGRVLYESSACITVMLSRVAQVLRSSPKISGQEKLNETAYRILEHSKTTGLVDHLCLCLATSGSSLITGSSNMLRAASEACKAVWSLINALDILFMKKSAILFPINALRSHSLHRMEVVHHEQDLLHKADSTKVVDAMTRAFLRSKTVLVAVYYCFHQGLESAMNCGLQLLSRCCLHNGIVPALLCGLPSSLPVTTVVSGGGDGTIVSEVFTVLSLCSSSVNKDTQSVEPSNAKCKLTNPSALVRHSCLLVAVIAQCLKSSGRNSAIFMLTTSPKKQFARLSVLAHQISSDDKIKASIEPQSASAMLALASILSLESGALVESPISEIAMPLIPRTSTLSDHLKFSSSNVNELDPCNISGKFSYWQGVRDGFVGLLDSRLKWGGPLAVQQLCASGTPLLLMGLLGNDVLNASHGNDHVNDRVGLSPIGVVWTISSLCHCLSGGALTYRQILIRNEHIKLFSNLICDVHMKLVKCWIGPGGGRAGVRDLINGVIDLLAFPFVALQNAPGLPSATASVSSGFLLNIGSPGQRVCMEDKGIVKAIEEDMGKYIKILVEVGVPGIILRCLDHMDLNDLGRPVAFMAKMVCHRPLAIQLVSKGLLDPNSMRKLFDCLAPKEVKLDALMIISDLARMDKGFYEYIKGASILEFLKDFLSHEDPNMRAKACSALGNMCRHSAYFYSSLARHQIVGILIERCSDPDKRTRKFACFAIGNAAYHNDLLYEELRRSIPQLANLLQMAEEDKTKANAAGALSNLVRNSDKLCEDIVCKGAVQSLLKLISDCAVSALNPSRNDSGNESPLKIALFSLAKMCAHPLCRHFIRSSPLFPVIGRLQQSPESSIAKYASAIISKVAEP, from the exons ATGGGCGTTGAGAACTACCACGTCATCGAGCTCGTCGGCGAGGGTTCCTTCGGGAAGGTATACAAGGGAAGACGCAAGCACACGGGACAG ACCGTCGCGATGAAGTTCATAATGAAGCACGGGAAGACCGAGAAGGATATTCATAATTTAAGACAAGAAATCGAG ATCTTACGAAAGTTAAAGCATGGAAATATTATTCAAATGCTCGATTCCTTTGAAAGCCCGCAAGAATTTTGTGTTGTTACAGAATTTGCACAA ggTGAGCTATTTGAGATTCTTGAGGATGATAAGTGCCTTCCGGAAGAGCAAGTTCAAGCAATTGCAAAGCAATTG GTAAAAGCCTTACATTATTTGCATTCCAATCGGATCATCCATCGTGATATGAAGCCCCAAAATATTCTAATTGGTGCTGGATCTATTGTCAAG CTTTGTGATTTTGGGTTTGCGCGTGCAATGTCCACAAATACAGTTGTTTTGCGATCTATAAAAG GAACTCCGTTGTACATGGCTCCAGAGCTTGTACGGGAACAACCATACAACCACACTGTAGATTTATGGTCTCTTGGTGTCATATT GTATGAGTTATTTGTTGGCCAACCACCATTTTACACAAATTCTGTATATGCTCTCATCAGACACATTGTTAAG GATCCTGTTAAATATCCAGATTGCATGAGTCccaatttcaaaagctttttaaaGGGTTTGCTTAACAAG GCACCAGAAAGTCGACTCACATGGCCGACTCTTCTTGAACATCCATTTGTTAAAGAAAGCTCTGATGAACTTGAGGCCAGG GAATTGCGAGAGATAAATGGTTCACACATGCACAGTGATGAAGCACGGGTGGTTGAAGGGAAAACAATTCAAACTCCGACAACAG GTTGCCAAAGATTGAACAGACTTGAAAATAACTCTTGCACAGTCAGCGGTGCAAAACTAATTGGCCAAGATAATGAAGCATTGAAACATATTCTGCTACCACTGAAAAAATGGTCAAAAGGATCTCAAAATATTTGCAG TGATCAAGATGTTCCTGAATCAAACCAGTCGTTGAGGATTCTCTCAAACCTAGTTGCAGCTGGTGCCTTCAGTTCTAGTGGACTAATAGATGAACTAATAAAAGAGCTCCTTGTGTTTACTGAATCTGTTATAGCCATGAAATCCTCTGAAGTTACTGACATGATGGCAAAG GGTTTCTCCATCACTAAAATTTTGCTAGATAATGGTGGAAGTTTCACTTCAAGCTCTTATGTAAGTCACTGGGTTGAATTTGTTGAGATCTATTCTCAG GTTGTAACTTCAAATAATGATGCATCTGGAAGAGTTCTGTATGAATCTAGTGCCTGCATTACAGTCATGCTATCTAGAGTTGCTCAGGTGCTTAGATCATCTCCTAAAATTTCAGGCCAAGAGAAACTGAATGAAACTGCTTACAGAATTTTAGAGCATTCAAAAACAACTGGTTTAGTAGACCATTTGTGTCTGTGTTTAGCCACTTCAGGATCGAGTCTTATTACAGGTTCTTCCAATATGCTACGGGCTGCTTCTGAAGCATGCAAAGCTGTCTGGTCTTTGATTAATGCACTGGATAtactttttatgaaaaaaagtgCCATTCTGTTTCCCATTAATGCTTTGCGGAGTCATTCTTTGCATAGGATGGAAGTTGTGCATCATGAGCAAGATCTCTTGCATAAAGCTGATTCGACTAAAGTTGTTGATGCAATGACAAGAGCATTCCTGAGATCTAAAACTGTTCTGGTTGCTGTTTACTATTGTTTTCACCAAGGACTTGAATCTGCAATGAATTGTGGTCTTCAG CTTTTATCAAGGTGCTGTCTACATAATGGAATTGTTCCTGCTCTCCTTTGTGGTCTTCCCAGTTCCCTTCCCGTGACTACTGTTGTTAGTGGTGGCGGTGATGGAACTATTGTTTCAGAAGTTTTCACTGTTTTATCATTATGCAGTTCCTCTGTTAACAAAGACACACAAAGTGTAGAACCAAGTAATGCCAAGTGCAAATTAACAAATCCTTCTGCTCTGGTTCGTCATTCATGTCTCCTTGTTGCAGTAATTGCTCAGTGTTTGAAGTCATCTGGAAGAAATTCAGCAATTTTTATGCTCACTACCTCACCAAAGAAGCAGTTTGCTCGACTATCAGTGCTTGCTCACCAAATTTCTTCTGATGATAAAATAAAAGCCTCTATTGAGCCTCAAAGTGCATCAGCCATGTTGGCTCTGGCATCCATTCTATCCCTCGAATCTGGGGCTTTGGTTGAGTCTCCAATATCTGAAATTGCTATGCCTTTAATTCCTCGAACTTCTACACTAAGTGACCATCTTAAATTTTCATCTAGCAATGTAAATGAATTGGACCCTTGCAACATCAGTGGGAAGTTCTCATATTGGCAAGGGGTAAGAGATGGGTTTGTTGGTCTTTTAGATTCCAGACTCAAGTGGGGAGGACCATTAGCTGTTCAACAGTTGTGTGCAAGTGGCACTCCTCTACTTCTTATGGGCCTATTAGGCAATGATGTCTTAAATGCTTCTCATGGAAATGACCATGTAAATGATAGAGTTGGATTGTCTCCTATTGGTGTTGTATGGACAATTTCATCATTATGTCATTGTCTTTCTGGTGGTGCTTTGACTTATCGTCAAATTTTGATTAGGAATGAACATATTAAGCTCTTTTCCAACTTGATATGTGATGTTCATATGAAGTTGGTAAAATGTTGGATCGGACCTGGTGGAGGGAGAGCAGGAGTCAGAGATCTAATAAATGGAGTGATAGATCTCTTAGCATTTCCTTTTGTTGCTCTGCAAAATGCGCCTGGCTTGCCATCTGCCACTGCTTCTGTCAGCAGTGGATTTCTTCTTAATATTGGCTCTCCTGGTCAGAGAGTATGCATGGAAGATAAGGGTATAGTTAAGGCAATTGAAGAAGACATGggaaaatatattaagattctTGTAgag GTGGGTGTGCCTGGTATTATCCTTCGATGCCTAGATCATATGGATTTGAATGATTTGGGCAGGCCTGTTGCCTTTATGGCTAAAATGGTATGCCACCGACCTTTAGCAATCCAACTTGTGAGTAAAGGTCTTCTGGATCCAAATAGTATGAGGAAGTTGTTTGACTGTTTGGCCCCAAAAGAGGTCAAATTGGATGCTCTTATGATTATTTCTGATCTTGCTCGCATGGACAAG GGATTCTATGAGTACATTAAAGGTGCTTCTATTTTGGAGTTCTTGAAAGATTTTCTTTCACACGAGGATCCCAATATGCGTGCCAAAGCTTGCAGTGCTCTTGGAAACATGTGTCGTCATAGTGCCTATTTTTATAGTTCACTT GCAAGACATCAAATTGTTGGTATCCTTATTGAAAGATGTTCTGATCCAGACAAACGAACACGGAAATTTGCTTGTTTTGCT ATTGGAAATGCGGCCTACCACAATGACTTGTTGTATGAAGAGCTGAGGAGATCGATTCCTCAACTGGCAAATTTGTTACAAATGGCAGAGGAAGATAAGACTAAGGCAAATGCAGCAGGTGCACTTAGCAATCTGGTTCGCAACTCTGACAAGCTTTGTGAAGACATCGTGTGTAAAGGAGCGGTTCAG TCTCTGCTGAAACTAATTTCCGACTGTGCGGTATCAGCGCTAAATCCAAGTAGAAATGATTCAGGAAATGAATCTCCTCTAAAGATAGCTCTCTTTTCCCTAGCAAAGATGTGTGCACATCCATTGTGCAGACACTTCATCCGTTCATCACCATTGTTCCCTGTGATTGGAAGGCTTCAGCAGTCTCCAGAATCATCCATTGCCAAATATGCTTCTGCGATCATTAGCAAAGTTGCTGAACCTTGA
- the LOC100792102 gene encoding serine/threonine-protein kinase TIO isoform X1 has translation MGVENYHVIELVGEGSFGKVYKGRRKHTGQTVAMKFIMKHGKTEKDIHNLRQEIEILRKLKHGNIIQMLDSFESPQEFCVVTEFAQGELFEILEDDKCLPEEQVQAIAKQLVKALHYLHSNRIIHRDMKPQNILIGAGSIVKLCDFGFARAMSTNTVVLRSIKGTPLYMAPELVREQPYNHTVDLWSLGVILYELFVGQPPFYTNSVYALIRHIVKDPVKYPDCMSPNFKSFLKGLLNKAPESRLTWPTLLEHPFVKESSDELEARELREINGSHMHSDEARVVEGKTIQTPTTEEHIASLLQSAIQLNSPNLDRANTSVLDESLGFSNQNVGESGCQRLNRLENNSCTVSGAKLIGQDNEALKHILLPLKKWSKGSQNICSDQDVPESNQSLRILSNLVAAGAFSSSGLIDELIKELLVFTESVIAMKSSEVTDMMAKGFSITKILLDNGGSFTSSSYVSHWVEFVEIYSQVVTSNNDASGRVLYESSACITVMLSRVAQVLRSSPKISGQEKLNETAYRILEHSKTTGLVDHLCLCLATSGSSLITGSSNMLRAASEACKAVWSLINALDILFMKKSAILFPINALRSHSLHRMEVVHHEQDLLHKADSTKVVDAMTRAFLRSKTVLVAVYYCFHQGLESAMNCGLQLLSRCCLHNGIVPALLCGLPSSLPVTTVVSGGGDGTIVSEVFTVLSLCSSSVNKDTQSVEPSNAKCKLTNPSALVRHSCLLVAVIAQCLKSSGRNSAIFMLTTSPKKQFARLSVLAHQISSDDKIKASIEPQSASAMLALASILSLESGALVESPISEIAMPLIPRTSTLSDHLKFSSSNVNELDPCNISGKFSYWQGVRDGFVGLLDSRLKWGGPLAVQQLCASGTPLLLMGLLGNDVLNASHGNDHVNDRVGLSPIGVVWTISSLCHCLSGGALTYRQILIRNEHIKLFSNLICDVHMKLVKCWIGPGGGRAGVRDLINGVIDLLAFPFVALQNAPGLPSATASVSSGFLLNIGSPGQRVCMEDKGIVKAIEEDMGKYIKILVEVGVPGIILRCLDHMDLNDLGRPVAFMAKMVCHRPLAIQLVSKGLLDPNSMRKLFDCLAPKEVKLDALMIISDLARMDKGFYEYIKGASILEFLKDFLSHEDPNMRAKACSALGNMCRHSAYFYSSLARHQIVGILIERCSDPDKRTRKFACFAIGNAAYHNDLLYEELRRSIPQLANLLQMAEEDKTKANAAGALSNLVRNSDKLCEDIVCKGAVQSLLKLISDCAVSALNPSRNDSGNESPLKIALFSLAKMCAHPLCRHFIRSSPLFPVIGRLQQSPESSIAKYASAIISKVAEP, from the exons ATGGGCGTTGAGAACTACCACGTCATCGAGCTCGTCGGCGAGGGTTCCTTCGGGAAGGTATACAAGGGAAGACGCAAGCACACGGGACAG ACCGTCGCGATGAAGTTCATAATGAAGCACGGGAAGACCGAGAAGGATATTCATAATTTAAGACAAGAAATCGAG ATCTTACGAAAGTTAAAGCATGGAAATATTATTCAAATGCTCGATTCCTTTGAAAGCCCGCAAGAATTTTGTGTTGTTACAGAATTTGCACAA ggTGAGCTATTTGAGATTCTTGAGGATGATAAGTGCCTTCCGGAAGAGCAAGTTCAAGCAATTGCAAAGCAATTG GTAAAAGCCTTACATTATTTGCATTCCAATCGGATCATCCATCGTGATATGAAGCCCCAAAATATTCTAATTGGTGCTGGATCTATTGTCAAG CTTTGTGATTTTGGGTTTGCGCGTGCAATGTCCACAAATACAGTTGTTTTGCGATCTATAAAAG GAACTCCGTTGTACATGGCTCCAGAGCTTGTACGGGAACAACCATACAACCACACTGTAGATTTATGGTCTCTTGGTGTCATATT GTATGAGTTATTTGTTGGCCAACCACCATTTTACACAAATTCTGTATATGCTCTCATCAGACACATTGTTAAG GATCCTGTTAAATATCCAGATTGCATGAGTCccaatttcaaaagctttttaaaGGGTTTGCTTAACAAG GCACCAGAAAGTCGACTCACATGGCCGACTCTTCTTGAACATCCATTTGTTAAAGAAAGCTCTGATGAACTTGAGGCCAGG GAATTGCGAGAGATAAATGGTTCACACATGCACAGTGATGAAGCACGGGTGGTTGAAGGGAAAACAATTCAAACTCCGACAACAG AGGAGCATATTGCTTCACTGCTTCAGAGTGCTATTCAGTTAAATAGTCCTAACTTAGACAGAGCCAATACTTCAGTGCTTGATGAGTCCCTAGGATTTTCAAATCAAAATGTAGGAGAGTCAG GTTGCCAAAGATTGAACAGACTTGAAAATAACTCTTGCACAGTCAGCGGTGCAAAACTAATTGGCCAAGATAATGAAGCATTGAAACATATTCTGCTACCACTGAAAAAATGGTCAAAAGGATCTCAAAATATTTGCAG TGATCAAGATGTTCCTGAATCAAACCAGTCGTTGAGGATTCTCTCAAACCTAGTTGCAGCTGGTGCCTTCAGTTCTAGTGGACTAATAGATGAACTAATAAAAGAGCTCCTTGTGTTTACTGAATCTGTTATAGCCATGAAATCCTCTGAAGTTACTGACATGATGGCAAAG GGTTTCTCCATCACTAAAATTTTGCTAGATAATGGTGGAAGTTTCACTTCAAGCTCTTATGTAAGTCACTGGGTTGAATTTGTTGAGATCTATTCTCAG GTTGTAACTTCAAATAATGATGCATCTGGAAGAGTTCTGTATGAATCTAGTGCCTGCATTACAGTCATGCTATCTAGAGTTGCTCAGGTGCTTAGATCATCTCCTAAAATTTCAGGCCAAGAGAAACTGAATGAAACTGCTTACAGAATTTTAGAGCATTCAAAAACAACTGGTTTAGTAGACCATTTGTGTCTGTGTTTAGCCACTTCAGGATCGAGTCTTATTACAGGTTCTTCCAATATGCTACGGGCTGCTTCTGAAGCATGCAAAGCTGTCTGGTCTTTGATTAATGCACTGGATAtactttttatgaaaaaaagtgCCATTCTGTTTCCCATTAATGCTTTGCGGAGTCATTCTTTGCATAGGATGGAAGTTGTGCATCATGAGCAAGATCTCTTGCATAAAGCTGATTCGACTAAAGTTGTTGATGCAATGACAAGAGCATTCCTGAGATCTAAAACTGTTCTGGTTGCTGTTTACTATTGTTTTCACCAAGGACTTGAATCTGCAATGAATTGTGGTCTTCAG CTTTTATCAAGGTGCTGTCTACATAATGGAATTGTTCCTGCTCTCCTTTGTGGTCTTCCCAGTTCCCTTCCCGTGACTACTGTTGTTAGTGGTGGCGGTGATGGAACTATTGTTTCAGAAGTTTTCACTGTTTTATCATTATGCAGTTCCTCTGTTAACAAAGACACACAAAGTGTAGAACCAAGTAATGCCAAGTGCAAATTAACAAATCCTTCTGCTCTGGTTCGTCATTCATGTCTCCTTGTTGCAGTAATTGCTCAGTGTTTGAAGTCATCTGGAAGAAATTCAGCAATTTTTATGCTCACTACCTCACCAAAGAAGCAGTTTGCTCGACTATCAGTGCTTGCTCACCAAATTTCTTCTGATGATAAAATAAAAGCCTCTATTGAGCCTCAAAGTGCATCAGCCATGTTGGCTCTGGCATCCATTCTATCCCTCGAATCTGGGGCTTTGGTTGAGTCTCCAATATCTGAAATTGCTATGCCTTTAATTCCTCGAACTTCTACACTAAGTGACCATCTTAAATTTTCATCTAGCAATGTAAATGAATTGGACCCTTGCAACATCAGTGGGAAGTTCTCATATTGGCAAGGGGTAAGAGATGGGTTTGTTGGTCTTTTAGATTCCAGACTCAAGTGGGGAGGACCATTAGCTGTTCAACAGTTGTGTGCAAGTGGCACTCCTCTACTTCTTATGGGCCTATTAGGCAATGATGTCTTAAATGCTTCTCATGGAAATGACCATGTAAATGATAGAGTTGGATTGTCTCCTATTGGTGTTGTATGGACAATTTCATCATTATGTCATTGTCTTTCTGGTGGTGCTTTGACTTATCGTCAAATTTTGATTAGGAATGAACATATTAAGCTCTTTTCCAACTTGATATGTGATGTTCATATGAAGTTGGTAAAATGTTGGATCGGACCTGGTGGAGGGAGAGCAGGAGTCAGAGATCTAATAAATGGAGTGATAGATCTCTTAGCATTTCCTTTTGTTGCTCTGCAAAATGCGCCTGGCTTGCCATCTGCCACTGCTTCTGTCAGCAGTGGATTTCTTCTTAATATTGGCTCTCCTGGTCAGAGAGTATGCATGGAAGATAAGGGTATAGTTAAGGCAATTGAAGAAGACATGggaaaatatattaagattctTGTAgag GTGGGTGTGCCTGGTATTATCCTTCGATGCCTAGATCATATGGATTTGAATGATTTGGGCAGGCCTGTTGCCTTTATGGCTAAAATGGTATGCCACCGACCTTTAGCAATCCAACTTGTGAGTAAAGGTCTTCTGGATCCAAATAGTATGAGGAAGTTGTTTGACTGTTTGGCCCCAAAAGAGGTCAAATTGGATGCTCTTATGATTATTTCTGATCTTGCTCGCATGGACAAG GGATTCTATGAGTACATTAAAGGTGCTTCTATTTTGGAGTTCTTGAAAGATTTTCTTTCACACGAGGATCCCAATATGCGTGCCAAAGCTTGCAGTGCTCTTGGAAACATGTGTCGTCATAGTGCCTATTTTTATAGTTCACTT GCAAGACATCAAATTGTTGGTATCCTTATTGAAAGATGTTCTGATCCAGACAAACGAACACGGAAATTTGCTTGTTTTGCT ATTGGAAATGCGGCCTACCACAATGACTTGTTGTATGAAGAGCTGAGGAGATCGATTCCTCAACTGGCAAATTTGTTACAAATGGCAGAGGAAGATAAGACTAAGGCAAATGCAGCAGGTGCACTTAGCAATCTGGTTCGCAACTCTGACAAGCTTTGTGAAGACATCGTGTGTAAAGGAGCGGTTCAG TCTCTGCTGAAACTAATTTCCGACTGTGCGGTATCAGCGCTAAATCCAAGTAGAAATGATTCAGGAAATGAATCTCCTCTAAAGATAGCTCTCTTTTCCCTAGCAAAGATGTGTGCACATCCATTGTGCAGACACTTCATCCGTTCATCACCATTGTTCCCTGTGATTGGAAGGCTTCAGCAGTCTCCAGAATCATCCATTGCCAAATATGCTTCTGCGATCATTAGCAAAGTTGCTGAACCTTGA